ctaattaaccTCTAAGCAacatttgttttatatataatttatacagaaaattataattatattataatttttttaatttttttagttagaaAACACTAAAGAaacaaattattaatgaaatacatatctcatttttaattaattgatatttgaAAGTTATTTTCTAATTAATTGATGGATGATAAACAAATGACTcgtgtgtttattttattatttccataatataaattaatagacaaatatatatacgtatatataaaaaaattatcattatcgCATTTGAACTTTTGTATTTGATTTGGCCTACTGGAACAAAAGCTTCTTGATTTATACAATAATTTATAAGTTTGTGTATTATATAATCTTTCCACCCATTTATACGTAGAAGATATCTGAAACTAGGGATGACAGTATAACTCATTTTTGCCGCTACTTATTCAATTTCATCTTGATTTGGACGAGGAAAATCCGTTTTAATTGGATGTGTGGGTGTAGATTTTTCTTGAAATTAAAATTCGAGAGCGGGGACAGATTTGAGAGTGGTGATATCCACCCTTAACGCGAACTCGAATTCATCCCTcaagtaatattattgtaatttttaaattttatatacatatacatatatttttttaaatattaaaaattataatcttatctctatagaaaatattttttaattttattattatttaataataattattttattacgttaattataatatatatgatttttaaatttataattttatatatatgaatgggtGCATATGTGGGCGGAGAAACCCGAATGCCGACGGGGGTAGGGGCTTAAACTTCACCTCCACTATAAAATAGAAGCGGGTGTGGTTGTGGACAAAGATATCCGAATGCAGACGAGGATGGAGCTTAAATTTTACCCCGTTATAAAATGGGGGCGGGTGCAGTGGATGAGATAAAACATATCTATGTCCCGTTACCATGCCTATTTGAGAcagaaacaaataaataataagtgttcttcttttaattaattgactTTTGAGgataatttttgtattaattgaccaatgaaaattatttatttcatatttatatttcatacAATAAACTATAactattgtttaaaattttatctataataCAGTACTCTAGAAACACActtataaaaatacaattttccgTTTAACTGGTTAAATATAACCAACATTATAATAACGTGAGTTACAAAGTTTTAGTCAAAGTAAAACATgggtttaaaaaattaaaatcaaaaaatcaaattttttattcaaaaatatgatCTAATATTATCAATGCATTAAATGTAATTAGTattttcaagaagaaaaaagttattttgtaaaatgcaAAAAGggaaatacaatatttttttagtttaattttcatatataattgatataatacatttaatattatcaacaaattataatcaatcaaTCATATAAGATTAAAGTAAAACGATTTTAAGACATGATGAATATATAGTTAATCAACGATGCAAAAAAATTTACCCtgtatatacaaattaaaataatttttatattataatttaaaatacatttttaatctcTTATCTAAATTTGAAGTTAAAGCttgattttaaagttttataacTTTTACTAAAagtctcttattttaattttagatttggTCGGATCTCACTAATTTGATAACTGTTGTTAATAGTAGTATTTTGTTCATAAGGTGCATACATGTGGCTTTTAACTAGAAACTAGTAAGATACTCTGCATAAATGTACGAGACGCTTCCATTATTACTATGTTCAAAATACACTTCCATATCGAAATAAGTGTGTATTTGATTCAACCATAATGACTGATTGCAGaatccaataatattttttgcttATAAAGGGAACAAAATAATGACATGGGAATTAGATTGGCCCATAAACATGCCACAAGAACACTTGATTGTGTGTAGACATGATCATATACTGCTTGGAAATTTATAGAGTATGTTTTCTCCAgtattaaatataagtaaaagtataaacggaaaaaaattaaattaaatacatcaattttcttttcCATTACTTGAGACTAGAACTGTGAGAGTATATGAACAAAGAGTAAATCAACTGGTGAATTTATTAGTATCTTTCAAATATCTGAATGTGAAAAATAGTCACTCTTATTTTTTAGCCTCATGACTCACGATTCATAATgcacaaataaaatatagttcCATTTAACACAgcaattctttttctttttttggcaCCTCTGTGCATGCTCAAAGATTCATAAGATTTTGTATGAATGAACTattaataaacaacaaaaaacatcaaattgaaTCCCCTACAATTGCTTTAAGGCGCATCGGaccattaaattttaaaaaaataaagtttatctATCTAAATCTAATAGTCCTATAGTTGTTGCACCATATAACAATGGTAGAAGATTCAGGTCTAAAAAACACGTTACAGAATGCACATTCAACTACTACACACCACCATGtcatttctttaaatcttcaaatttGACAATACAGCTTATGAATTCGAGGTCAGCATATAATTCAGAGAAAGCCGAACACTCGTTAAAAATCCCATTTTCGCACGAAAACTTAACCAACTAGAAGCCAGGAAAACTTTCACTgtcatctttatttattttcttccgtGTGTTTCCGGAAAGGAGTATTTAGTTTGCTATGGTGATGCCAAATTTGTTTCTGTCGCTAACTTCCTAGTCTCGAATCTGCTACATCAGACAAATTGGTGTTGCTTCTCTCTCACCGAACGAAGCCTTTGACTTTGCTGCTCTTGATCGTCTTGATGAAGAAGATGGTGAACGGGAAGAGGAAGTCGACTTAACCTTTTTATGTTTGGGCTTCTCTGGAATATGAGTACCCTCTGCAGTTGAGATGCCTTTGTAAATGTCTGATGATTGTTGATTATCTGTGCGCGAAAAGAATAAGAATAGTTATCATCAAGAAAAGGAACTAACATGGATCCAAACAACAACTAAGATCTGATTTTCATTCAGACAACTCCTACATAAAACAAACAGTTTTGAAGAATATAGAAATATGATGTTTCTATTGCTCATGATTCTCGCCCTGGAACCGGAAGGAAATATAATCAAAATGCAAATGctggaaataaataaaattcctGCTTAATTCCGCacaatgcattaatgaataatCATGAGAGTGGAATCAGTATTGTACTGTGAATGCAGACGATGGGAACATGCGGAAAAAGCATAGAACTTTCAGAAAAGGAAAATCATTATGAAGATAAACAGCATATTTTGAAAACTAAATTGTGTAATTAACACATTTTTTAACATAGGAAGGAACTGCTACATCCATGCATAGAGTGCCACTGTTATCTTTCAGACAGAATATTACTGACTTGTTTCATGTTAACTTCTTAACTTGAGTAAGTCATATACTCCAAATTTGGCTCTAGATTCACCCTTGGAACAAATTGTTTTTGCAAGACACAGAGACACAGTACATAAAATGCTTTCCTCTTCAAGAAAGACAAAAGAATCTCACAGTCACGACTAATATATCCAATAGAAGAACCGAGCCCCCTTAAGGTGCACAGCTTAATTCTTCTTGTCTAGACAAACAACTTATGTAGCACCAACATTTCAAATCGATTGCGTGTTTTGTTAAATGTTGGTGTCCGAAATCGACACAACATTAATACATCTGACTATATTCAattactttcattttttcaaattataatttgtgtCGACGTGTCAATGTCAGTATTATGTTCAATGTCTATGACAGTGCTTCATAGCTAACAACTGCCTTTAAACATCTGTCCAATCATGACAACCAAAACACAAGGTTCCAAAAACTCCACCTCATATAAGTAAAATGATCATAAACTTGTTGCCATGTGGTGATTGCATTATTCCTCAATCCATACAAGAGCATCACAGTAATAATGTTTGCTGATGATGGTTCGGTTTCAATCAAGCGCCGAGAAGAACAAATCTCACCATCTCTATCGATTTCTTAATCAAACTTTTCAGATATATATAGCAACAATTGCAacctttttttaagttttaacttGATCACATTAAGGAAGCTTATCACATGGAAAATCAAAGGACCACAAAACATGTACTTATCAAGCATAGTGATGCCCTAGATTTAATACATCCAAACCACCCTGTTTATAAATTCTGGTGTGGACCACTTAAAACATTGAAGCCAAGAGTCATAAGATTCTCTTTGTTGAAGATGAGTTTGCTCGTGACAGAACAGCCAAACTCTTTCTAAGGGAGGAAAGAACTCAGATAGATTTTCAAAAGCCTCACACTTTTATCAAAAAGACATTCGAGacacataataataatcaaataaacatttTTGCTTGAACTAATAGACCTATGAAGGATCATATGTTTGTATGAGAAGCAAAGCATACCTAAGGAGGACCATAATTTAGTGGCAGCCACAGGATTTGGGTTCCTAAGTTCACCCAGGTTACCAATAGATGTTGAAAAATCAGGAGCTGTTTTGAAATCATCCATCTGAATAGATGAAAGGTCAAAAAGAGTTAATAAAAGAATAGACAAAATAATGAAACATATGATTAATGAACCAATGCATATGAACTCCATACCCAACTAGGTCCATTCCCTGAGGGACCATCCCATCCAACATGAGCCACATGCTTAACATCGGTCGGGTACCCAATTTCCAATTCCCGCTCCTTCACAACTGAAACAAGACAAATTTCCTAGCTTAGCCCAAACAATGAGTTAAAAGTCGTTTTGGTCTCTAAATGTTGTGAGACGGTATCGTTATAGTTTGTGAATGTATCAAAACCTCAAAGATCTCCTTCGATGTATCTTCTATTAATAACTATATAGATCAAACTAACAAATGAAAGACACGTCTGATACCTAAACCAACTAACAGAAGACACGTTTAATGACCAAAGTGACTAGCAATAGACACATAGAgaatgtttttgtaattttgatatattcaaGAACTATAATAAAACCGTCTGACATATAGAAGGATccaaacaataaaacaaaacccAAAAAGCATAGAAAACCAAATACATTAATTGGAGGGTGTGCAACAAAAGTTACCAAATATCTGAGTAATGTATTTCAAACTCTTGTAAAATCCTTTAAAAGTGGTTGCCATGGTGAAGATCACAAGCCCAATAATGCAGTATGAGGGGAAGTAAAGACACAAAATTGAGCTTTGTTGTATATAATGCTCAATTCCAAAAACTGTGTGTAGAGAGTATCAGCTAAGGTTTCATTGCATGTGATGTGATTCAGGAACCTCTTTTTGTTTTCCTGTGAATAAAGATAGGCATCTGAATGAATATATTGAATACAAAGAGATGCTAATATTACTCATTAATATTAAAACTTCAATTTCAAACAGTTTTCAGTataaaactttataattttcaatttctacatgaaaaaaaaaacagtaataataataataataatcctaataataataataaaaataattatattataattataattataaagtagAGTACCTGAAGAGAATTATGATGAAAATGCTAATAGAAGTTCAGCCATTGTTTCTGGGTTCCATTCATCAATATTCTGAAACTTTGCTGACACATGTGAAGGCAGAAAATCTCTGCATATAAAAGAGaatgaagaaaaaatgaaatgGGTTTCTGAAAGTTGAGATTTTGATTGGTGGGTTATGATATTCTAGTGAATTGGAACTAAGAGGTGGAAGAATGATGGAAAAGAGAGGATTGAGAAGGGTTTGACTCTAGGAGATGGAGAATAGAAGAAGGTGGGTATCCATGAATAAAAGTTTGCAAACTTGTGAATAAatagtgagagaaaaaaattatagagagAGGGAAGAAAAGGACATGgtaaaataaaaaggataaaatgtaacaactgtgtgagaaaaaaaaaatgtaaaaagaggaagaaaattaaaattttgagatccataagaaaaaagttaaaatatgaaATGGAGATATGAGATCTATATCAAAAGTAACATAAAATAtgacaatatatattttaaaacagaaaaaattATTCCAAAATGGAAAGCATAATCCAGGTTTATATACTCTCCATTTTTTCAAAGAGAGAGGCAATAAGAAATTGGTAagacttgtttttttttttttgctaataCAATTTTAAGGGTATTTATTGAggaatttaaaattagaaattttgtgttaaatataattttttttttaaattttaagagttattaaatacacaatttttgaaataaattttctatatttaatttcttaacaTTTGTTATTAGATCAAATCACATTACATTATCAATTTTTCCTGTTAGTGCTTAAACATTTACAATTTGTGATTAGATATatgtagaaaaaaaatgatgttgTTGATCAATTCTTTTTTACAATCAAATAAAGTGTATATAATATTATCCATCAatgtcaaattaaaaaaaataataaaaaatagtgtcAAATTGAATAGATAATAATGAATAAAATCACATAATAAATAGATcacatatttttaaactaattataaataaaagagctGTAAcaagaaattaatatttatatgattaaatattgaatatgtaatatgtaatataaaatcaaataaaatcatatatggttcatttgaattttaatatttgtattgataaattttaattaaatgcacaaatctTTTTAAGCAAAGAGCAgcagattaaataaaaaagaaaacaatagaTTAAAATGAACAATTTAGAGTGTATGGATGTTTATAATACTAGCTCTAagattaatactaataatattatttgatttaacttttttctcttagttttttctttgtatttttttctccttttcctAAATTAGGTTATGTCCTTGATGCTTCCTTATTttcctttactttttttttggttttattattttcctttgttttaattatgtcCTTTTAACTCATTCACAAAGAAAAGTACttttaacttataaaaaaaattaaatgcacaatcaaatttggaaagttattttaaaaatgagatCCAATACAATGCATGGTCCTGTGttatatcaataaataaataaaagttaaatatgaaatccaatataatttatttgcataatatatattagttaagataaaatttattgataccgtaatatcaaatttaatattttttaaaattcgcAACTGGATTAAAAGTTATTATCATATAtggaaaatttatattaatataaaattatttaatatattttaaaattaatgttttataaaCTTTTATGGAATgagttaatttttatataatatgtacatattaaatgattttatattaatatcaaattttataaacatGACATGTGTGATAGTAGTTTGtacaaacaaattaatattaaaaatgaagttAATAAACTTAtcatgttatttttttcttttatacttTATATTTCTGTTGGGTTAGATCTATATCCCCATATTTTTGTCTTTCTttcattttaatgtaatatagcttataatattttataatataaatattttaaaaagcaGAACAGTTGATATAAAAGCAAT
The genomic region above belongs to Cicer arietinum cultivar CDC Frontier isolate Library 1 chromosome 4, Cicar.CDCFrontier_v2.0, whole genome shotgun sequence and contains:
- the LOC101504480 gene encoding CRIB domain-containing protein RIC1; the protein is MATTFKGFYKSLKYITQIFVVKERELEIGYPTDVKHVAHVGWDGPSGNGPSWMDDFKTAPDFSTSIGNLGELRNPNPVAATKLWSSLDNQQSSDIYKGISTAEGTHIPEKPKHKKVKSTSSSRSPSSSSRRSRAAKSKASFGEREATPICLM